The DNA sequence CTGGCGGTGATGCTGCGCTGGTACCGGAAACCGGCCGGTCCTGACAAGTGGCTGACGGTGGTCTGGGCCGGATTTTTGGTCTTCGCCAGCATTGGCTCGGGCGAAACAAACCTGATTCTGCTGCTGCTGCTGCTGCTGGCCATTGCGGGCTACCGCCTGTTGTTTCAACGGACGTTTGATCCATTTCTGGTATTTCTGGTCGTGGTAGCGCTGGCTTCTTCCTGGCTGCTGTTCCGGGCACCGGGCAATGCCATCCGCATGGGGGGGAACCCCCACAGTGGCGAGCTGGTAAAGTCGATGGTTTCCTCATTCGGCTGGCTGGCCCGGTCGGTAGGGGGGTGGCTCATCAAAACGCCTATTCTGCCCCTGTCGCTGCTTTACTGGCCCCTGGCCCGGCGCATCAGTCAACCCGGTGCACCCAACGCCCGCCTGTTTGCACTGCCCGCGCCCCTGCTCACTGTGGTATATGTAGGCTTGCTGGCGGCTACGATTTTTCCGTCGTACTACGGTATCGGACTGCCGCCCTTTGCCCGGACCATGAATGTGCTCTTCGTGTTCTTCACGCTAGGCTGGTTCTTTGTGCTCACCGTATGGGCGGGCCGCAACCGGTTTGCCGGTGCCGAAGCGTGGACGCCCCCCTTGGCCGGGCCGCGAAATGTGCCGGCCACTCTGCCGCTGCTGGTGGTTACGGCCGTGTGGCTGGTGGGCAGTATTGCCGTTAGCACATCGCTCAAGCAACTGTATACGGATCTGCTGGGTGGCCGGGCTGCGGTCTACAACCGGGAAATGAATGAGCGCCACCGCCAGCTTCAGCTACCGGGCGATACCCTGCGGCTGGCCCCCATCAGTGTGTACCCGCCGAGCCTGTTCGTCGAAGATATTACCCCCAACCGGACGCACTGGTGGAACCGCTGCCAGTCGGGCTATTACGACCATAAAGCCATCATTCTCGACTCTACTGTTACGACGGCGGCAATTTCCCCGGCAACGGTATCCTCGGTCGGTTTTCCCGCTAAACGCTAATTCCGCATGTCGTCAGTTTGTATGATTATTCCCTGTTACAACGAAGCCAGCCGACTTCCTGCGGATGCGTTTATCTCGTATCTGAACCGGGTCCCGTCGGTACAACTGTGTTTCGTGAACGACGGGAGTCGCGACGACACTCAGGTGGTGCTGGAGCGTTTGCAACGGCAGTATCCCCGTCAGATCGAGGTACTGAACCTTGACAAAAACCAGGGGAAAGCCGGGGCCGTCCGGGCCGGTATGCTGCACTGCTCCGGTCAGGGGTTCGATTTTCTGGGCTATCTGGATGCTGATCTGGCTACGCCCCTCGATGCTATCGGCGATTTGCAGGCGGCTCTCGACCAGAAACCCGACCTTGACCTGGTCATGGGGTCGCGTATCAAATTTCTGGGAGCCGACATCCGGCGGGACCCCTTCCGGCACTACGTAGGCCGCGTTATTGCCACCTTCATCAGCAATATCCTGCGGCTGCCCGTTTATGATACCCAGTGCGGAGCCAAACTCTTCCGGCGGGATGTTGTAAGCGGATTGTTCAACGAACCGTTCATCAGTCCGTGGCTATTCGATGTCGAACTGCTGGCCCGGCTTATCCGCAAGCACGGGCGGGCCAACGTTCCCCTGCACGCGGCCGAGGTGCCGCTGAAGCAGTGGATCGAGCAGAGCGACTCGCGAATCAGCCCCACGTATATGTTCAAGATGTGGTATGAGTTATACCGTATCCACCAGACCTACCGCAAGGTGGGTTGATGCGGCAATTGTTCCGCAACTGATCCAGAACCGGCTGACTGACCACCGGGTAGCTAGTACTGCCTGGAAGTACAGCCCATTACTGTTAAGAAATTTATGCTGAGTTCCGCTGTTTCGTCTGCCAGACCCACTCCACTCAATGGGCTACGTCGACTGGCCCCCGCGCTGATTGCCGTCCCCATTCTCTGCTACGTCATCTTGGTGCTGACATATGCAGTCAACGTGCCCTGGGTCGACGATATGGATGCCTTCCTGAGCTTTATTCTGGGTTACAACGATGCCGCAACGCTAACCGAAAAAATCGACTGGCTGCTGCGGCCTAACAACGAACACCGGATTCTGACGGCCAAGCTCAGCACGGTGCTCATGCAGGCGCTAACGGGCGAGGTCAACTTCCGCTGGCTTATTTTCGTAGCCTTTGCTTTTCTGCTGGGTACGTTTGCCCTCTTCTACCGGGTGTTTCGGTCCATGAATTTGCCGCTGCTGGCTTTTTTGCCCGTTTGCTTCATCTTCTGGCAGCCGCAGTACTACCTCACCAGTTTGTGGGCCTTAACGGGTTTACAGCACGGGGTGGCTATTTTCCTCACTCTGCTTGCCATCTACCTCTTGTCCGGGCCGGGGCGGTACCGGTTTATGGGCGCGCTGGCAGTGCAACTGCTGGCATCGCTCTCCATGAGTAACGGCCTCTTTGGCTGGGTTGCCGGCGCGGTGGTGCTGGTACTGGCTCAGCAGTGGAAACGCCTGGGCCTGTGGGTTGGTATCGGTATTGGCACCATCGTATTTTACTTCCACGATTTTCAGAATGCGCAGGGAAATGACAGCAGCGTTGCCTTCTTTCTGCAGTCGCCCCACATTGTCGTAGCCGCTTTCTTCACCTTTGTGGGCGCACTGCTCGATTTTGTACCCGTCACGGACATCGTTAAACGCAGCATCCTGCCCACGCTCTTCGGGTTGGTGCTGGTGCCTACCGTGCTCTGGTTTTTGTGGCGCATGAATTGGCCCCTCTGGTCGCGGAACCGGCTGTCTGACATCACCCAGCAGCGCCGTCGGTATTTTTTCACGGGCAGCTACGCTTTTCTGTTCATCAACGCGTTCATTGTGGCCTTTCTGCGGCCCCGCTTCGGCTACGGCGTTATGCTGGTCAGTAATTACATGATCTATCCGGCCCTGCTCACGTCGCTCGTTTACCTGAATGGGCTCAGCGAACTGCGTCCGCAGCAGGCACTCAACCGCTGGATGCGTATAGGGCTGGCGTTGAGCGCTGTGGTCTGGGTTGTCTCGTACGGGTTACACTGGCCCCAGATTGCCCAGCGCAGGCACATGCTGCTGACCTTCTCCTACAATCAACGCCATAACGACATTGGCCTGGGTCCCAACTGGGGGTCCGACTTCGCCACGATGGTGCGCCGGGTCATGCGGGACGCCGTTGGCCGCGGGATGTACCGCTACCCCGAGGGATACTTCACGCCCTACGAGGCCGCGCTGAAACCAGCCGCGCTGGCGCAGGCAAGTGTTGACCCGGATCTGGCACTGCGTATGCGCGGAGGGGGCTATGATTACATTGTGGAAACCGATTTCGACGCCTTGCCGCAACCCGTTACCGATGCTGCCGTGGTTGTTCAGTCGGCGCAGCGTACGTACCTGTTTCCGTCGGAATCGGGTTTTCGGCCCAGCGCCTTTTTCCTGCGCCGGCCCGTCAAAACGATCTGGGCGGAAGTCATTAATCCGGTTTTAGCCCCCGGAATCTATAAGGTGGGTATACTAACGACACCGGGTTCGGTCCAACCCATTCGTTTCAGTAACCGGCAAATAACGATTCCGTAAGAAACCGGCCCCACATGCTACCTAAAAGTCAAAAAAACGTACTTTTGTCCGTTGCCAACCGTCCGTTTAATACCGCTTTGCCAGAACCGCAGATTTCCATTGTTGCCCCCTTATACAACGAGACTGAGTCCCTTCCGCACCTGGTTGCCCGGCTAAATGGCGTCATGGAAGCATTGCCACTACGCATTGAAGTGGTACTGATCGACGACGGAAGCCGTGACAACACGGCGGTTCAGATGCAGCAGCTGGCCCTGACCGACAGTCGGTACCACTGCGTGTTTCTGTCCCGTAACTACGGTCACCAGATTGCGCTTACCGCCGGTATGGCAGCCGCCCGGGGCACCGAAGCGCTGTTCATCATCGACGGTGATCTGCAGGACCCGCCCGAGCTGCTGGCCGAATTTTACAGTAAGCTCCAGGAAGGGTACGACGTCGTCTACGCTGTTCGGAAAAAACGGAAAGAAAGCTGGTTCAAACGAATTGCCTATTCAACGTTCTACCGCCTGATGCGCTCGATCTCCTACGTGGAAATTCCCCTCGACAGCGGTGACTTCTCGCTGATCAGCCGCCGGGTTGCCGATGTGCTCAGCCAGATGCCGGAGGAAAGCCGGTTTATCCGGGGTATGCGGAGCTGGATCGGCTTCAAACAGATCGGGGTCGAGTATGAGCGGGATGCGCGCCTGGCGGGCGAGTCGAAGTATTCGTTTAAGATGCTGCGAAATCTGGCCTATAACGGTATCTTTAACTTCAGCGAGTATCCCATTAAGCTGGTGACGCGCCTGGGGATGATCACGTTTGGTATCGCCATGCTGTACCTGATCCAGACGCTCGTGAAAAAGTTTATTTATGGGGATGTACCCCAGGGATTTACGGCGCTGTTGTTCGTCATCGTGCTGTTCAGTGGTGTTCAGCTGATTGCCCTGGGTATGATTGGTGAGTATGTACTGCGTATATTTTTTCAGACGAAAGGGCGCCCGTTGTATGTTGTGCGGGAAATTATCCGGCGGCAGGAGCGCCAGACCCTGTCAGGTGCCAATACGGTAGTGCCCCCACGGGCCGAGCCACCCCAGCCCCTGTGAACCAGCGGCCCTGGTCGTGTGGCGGGCCACCCGCGACAGGGTCAACCGATCAAGAAGGCCGAGCCCGCCCGACAGCGGTCGTTAGTCGTCAGTAAGCCGGGTTACTATTGATTGGTCAGAGCGTATCAATAAGCCAACACGTTCCAGTAAACACACCGTTGAAATATAGCTAAAATCGCCTTGTTGATTTAGTACTTGTCTATGATTTCGTTCGATACTACCTCCATCGTTAAAGTAGTCATTGTTGTCGGGCTGGCGCTGGCCTGCTGGCTGCTCTTTGCCAATCGCTACCGGCTGGGGCCCGTTTTACAACGACACGAGCGCGCTGCCACCTATCTGTCGTTTGTTCTGCTGCGGCTGGTGCCGTTTTTGTGCGTATACGTTCTGCTGAATCAGGAACCCCGTAGTGACGTTGACTTTTTCTACCGCAAGGCGGAGGCTGCGCTGCAGGGCAAACTGGTTTACCGGGATTTCCTGTCCTACCACGCCCCCCTGTTCGGCTACCTGATCAGTTTACCCCTGCTGCTGTGGCACAACGCCCGGGTCCTGATCCTGCTTATGTCGGTAATGGAGCTGATCATTGCCAAAGCTACTCTACGCCGGTACCGGGACGGGGACGTAGCACCCGTTGTCTGGTTCGTGCTGTACTACCTGCTGCCGCTGCCGTTTGTGGCCATGGTGCTGAGTGGCGAAGAAGACATCTGGATGTGGGGCTTCTGCCTGATGTCGCTGGCCCTGCCGCAGGGGCGTAAATTCAGCTTCCGGCTGGGGGTTTTGTGGGGCGTCGGTATGCTGGTTATCAAGTTCATGCTCATCGTGTTCCTGATTCCGCTGTTCTTCATCGTTCCCAACCGGCTTCACTACGTAGCGGGGCTGCTGCTGATCGGCGTACCGAGTCTGGCCATTCTGTACGGACTGGTGGGGCTGGATTTCCTCATGCCTATCCAGCACTCCTCGCTGCCTATGACGCCAAACGCCGTCAGTATTCTGCGACCGATTTTAGGGACTTACTTTGAGCAGGTTCCTCTTACGTACCTGAACTGGATTGGGCTGGTTGCCACCATTGGCGGTGCTTCGTACGTGGGGAACCGATACCGGTCGGTGGGTTACCGGCGTCTGCTGCCCCTGCTGTATGTGTTCACGTTTGCCCTGTTCATGATCTGCCTGCCCAGTTCGCCGGGTTTTTACCTGTTCACCCACACGCTGCCCCTCGTATTCGTGATTCTGTCTACCCCGGCGGCCCGGCGTGCCTGGCCCATTTTTCTGGTATTGAACGTGCTGACGATTGTGCAGCCTATCTTATCAGTTATCTACAACCATCAGGAGCTTTTTAACAGCTGGTCATCCATCAACGGCTCGTCCGAATGGGCCGACTACCTCATTCAATGCATTGAAGTTGGTATTTTTCTGTACCTGCTGCAAGTGATTCTGGGTCAGATCCGGGCCGTCGCTGAGCAGGAACACGTAACCGAAGTACCCTCGTCGATCTCGTTGACCTGAGTCATTTTTTGCCCACTTACGTCAACGTATGTTTATTGTTTTTGCTAAATCAGCTACCTGCCTGATACTTGGATTAGTCTTGCTGGTTGCGCTCTACAAGCGCAGCTGGCTGGAAAATCAACTGGAAAAGCCGGGTGTGCCGTGGCTGTTTTTGTTCTGGTTCGTCCTGCGGCTGCTTCCCTTTCTGGGAATCTATGTACTGCTTAGCTATGAACCGCAGTCCGACGTACGGGATTATTATTACCCCATCGCAATGGGAGCCGGTACGGGAAAGGTGCTGTACCGGGACGTGTACTGTCCTTACTCACCATTTTTTGGTTATTACCTGGCCGTTCCCCTCTGGCTCTGGAACAGTACCCGCATGGTGGTGCTGACCATGACGGTTGTTGAAGCCCTGGGTGTGTGGCTGACTTACCGCGCCAACGACCGCAGTGAGTCCCGGGGAGAACGCCTGTTCAGAGCCCTGTTCTATTACCTGCTGCCGGTTCCGTTCGTGTTCTGCGTCATGAGTGGGCAGGAAGACGTGAGTCTATGGATTTTTGCCTTGCTTGCCGGGCAGGCTGTAGCCGGGGGGCATTCGTTCCGGGCTGGTTTGTGGTTTGGGCTGGGACTGCTGTCGACCAAAGCGGTGTTCGTCCTCCTGTTTGTTCCCTTTATTTTCCTGGTGACCAACAAAGTGCGGTTCCTGGCGGGCTGTATCGTGCTGGGGTTGCCGGTACTCATCTTCCTGTACTGGAAAACGGATCTGCTGTTTATGACCCAGCCACTGGAGGAGGGGACTTACCTCAAAGCTCCCAATATCCGGTCGGTGCTGGCGCCGATCGTTGGCGAAGCCATCAACACCCTGGTTAAATTCGAGAACTACGCCGGGCTGTTGCTGACAATGGCAGTGACGCTGGGTGTGCTGCTGACGATGCGTACCCGGAATGTCCGCCGGTCTATTGCGCTGCTCTACGTATTGATGTTCAGCCTCACTACGGTTGTCCAGCACAACGCCATCAGCAACTACGCCTACCTGTTCATGCTGCCGCTGGTCTTCTCGATGCTGGATTTTCGGGACCGCGGGTCGTGCGTGGCGCTGATCGTGTTCAACATTGGTGCGGCCATTCATCCGTCGTACTGGTGGCGCATCGGTCAGCCTTTTTACTACGGCTTCAGTCAGCTGAACCAGCCGGCTTACTGGGCCGACTATGGTCTTGAATTGTTTCTGGTCGCTGGCTTTGCGTACATTGCGTTCCGAGCGGCCCGCGCCCTCAAGTCAGACATGATCTTCGTTGAGCAGTAAGGTAGCTGAACAGGGGCAAGCAGCCGTAAAACGAGCTGGCCCCGCAGCAAACTGATCTGATTTTGCACGATTACCGAACGCCTGCATGTTATTTAATTCGCTACAGTTTTTACTTTTCTTCATCGTTGTTACGCTCGCTTACTTCAGCCTGAAGTGGCAGGGGCGCTGGATACTGCTGCTGCTGTCGAGCTGTTATTTCTACATGGTGCTCAAACCGGAATACATCGTGATCCTGTTTGTGACCATCGTTATCGACTACATTGCCGGTATCTGGATCGAGAAGACGACGGGGCCGGCCCGGCGCTGGCTGCTGATTCTGTCGCTGCTTTCCAACCTGGGCATTCTGGCGTTTTTCAAGTACCTGGGCTTCTTCACCGAGAACGTATCCTGGTTTTTTGAACAGATCCACCTGCCCGAGGTGGCTCATCAGGTCTTCAGCCTCGGCAACCGCTTGTTCGTCAAAGTCCTGCACCTGTTCGG is a window from the Spirosoma rigui genome containing:
- a CDS encoding DUF6056 family protein; the protein is MKESFTGRVANATAVFLFLLACIPLLCLSFYNHPSAADDYCFADTAVHYGFWSAQNYYYNGWTGRYFSNMLVHANPLVWGWYDGFRLIPALAVTALLSALFTLVSELLRGESLKTRLLTTSVLFFLIVLALQSVVEAFFWTAAIATYTVPTVLTIYLLAVMLRWYRKPAGPDKWLTVVWAGFLVFASIGSGETNLILLLLLLLAIAGYRLLFQRTFDPFLVFLVVVALASSWLLFRAPGNAIRMGGNPHSGELVKSMVSSFGWLARSVGGWLIKTPILPLSLLYWPLARRISQPGAPNARLFALPAPLLTVVYVGLLAATIFPSYYGIGLPPFARTMNVLFVFFTLGWFFVLTVWAGRNRFAGAEAWTPPLAGPRNVPATLPLLVVTAVWLVGSIAVSTSLKQLYTDLLGGRAAVYNREMNERHRQLQLPGDTLRLAPISVYPPSLFVEDITPNRTHWWNRCQSGYYDHKAIILDSTVTTAAISPATVSSVGFPAKR
- a CDS encoding dolichyl-phosphate beta-glucosyltransferase, with protein sequence MIIPCYNEASRLPADAFISYLNRVPSVQLCFVNDGSRDDTQVVLERLQRQYPRQIEVLNLDKNQGKAGAVRAGMLHCSGQGFDFLGYLDADLATPLDAIGDLQAALDQKPDLDLVMGSRIKFLGADIRRDPFRHYVGRVIATFISNILRLPVYDTQCGAKLFRRDVVSGLFNEPFISPWLFDVELLARLIRKHGRANVPLHAAEVPLKQWIEQSDSRISPTYMFKMWYELYRIHQTYRKVG
- a CDS encoding glycosyltransferase family 2 protein translates to MLPKSQKNVLLSVANRPFNTALPEPQISIVAPLYNETESLPHLVARLNGVMEALPLRIEVVLIDDGSRDNTAVQMQQLALTDSRYHCVFLSRNYGHQIALTAGMAAARGTEALFIIDGDLQDPPELLAEFYSKLQEGYDVVYAVRKKRKESWFKRIAYSTFYRLMRSISYVEIPLDSGDFSLISRRVADVLSQMPEESRFIRGMRSWIGFKQIGVEYERDARLAGESKYSFKMLRNLAYNGIFNFSEYPIKLVTRLGMITFGIAMLYLIQTLVKKFIYGDVPQGFTALLFVIVLFSGVQLIALGMIGEYVLRIFFQTKGRPLYVVREIIRRQERQTLSGANTVVPPRAEPPQPL